The Fundidesulfovibrio magnetotacticus genome includes the window CAGCACCACCCCGGCCTTGGGCGCGCGCAGCACCACCAGCTCCTGGAGGCGACCGGCCTTGCGCGCGCGTTCCTCCAACTGGGCCAGCTCGCGAAGGGTCTCCTGGAGTTCCTTGCCCGCCTGGACGCGCCAGCCGCTGGCGAAGCTCTCGCGCTCCTCCCGGGCGCGGGCCTGGGCCTGGCGCAGCTCGGCGGCCTCGTTGCCCAGGCGCACCAGGTGCGATTCGGCCTCGATGCGCGCGCTCTGGGCCTTCATGTACTCCAGGCGGGAGCTGGCTCCGCGCTCGTACACGTCCTTGAACATGTTCTCCATGTCTTGGGCCAGCCGGATCTGCTTGCGGGCCTGCTCGGCCGCCGCCTGGTTGGTGCGAAGCTTGGCCTCCAGCTCTCCGGACGCCCGGTCCAGGGCCGCCGCGCGCGATCGGAACTCCGCGCGCCGCTCGGCCAGGAGCGCCTGCTGGGCCTTGAATTCGGCCGGGGAGAGGCCCTTCGGAGGAGGCTTCTCACCCTCCGCCTCGCAGGCCAGCCGCCAGGCCTGGGCCTCCAGGCTGGCCCTGCGCCGTGCGATCTCGCCCACCCCGGCCTCGGCGAAGGTGGGGTCCAGGGTGACCAGGGCCTGGCCCTCCTCCACGCGCTGGCCCTGGGTGACGTGGATCTCCTTGATCACCGAGGTCTCCAGGGGCTGCACCACCATGTTGCGCTCGGGCGAGCCGATGCGACCCTGGGCCGTGACCACGCGGTCCACCTGGGCCAGGCAGGCCCAGGCGAGGGCGGAGAGCAGGAAAAGAACCATGAGGTGCAAAACCCAGCGGGCGCGCACGGGCAGGGGCGGCAGCTCGGACTCCGGCCCCGGGCCGAAGCCGCGTCCGACCCCGGAAGGCTGCCCGGCTGGGGCGGTGCGGGCGGGGAGACTCTTGTCTTCTCGGACCATCTCAGGCTCCCGGCAGGCTTGCGCCGCCCGGGGCGCGGCGGCCCAGGACGTGCCGGTTCTGGCTTTCCCAGAGGTCGCGGTAGAGTGCGCAGCGCGTGAGCAGCGTCTCGTGGGGCGCGGCATCGGCCACGCGGCCTTCGTCCATGACCACGATGAGGTCCGCCCCGGCCAGCATGGAGAGGCGGTGGCTGATCATGATGGTGGTCCTGCCGTGGGCTATGCGCGCCAGATTGTCCTGGATGATCACTTCGGACTCGGCGTCCAGGGCGCTGGTGGCCTCGTCGAAGAGGAGCACGCGGGGCTGCGCCAGGAGCGCGCGGGCGATGGCCAGGCGCTGGCGCTGCCCGCCCGAGAGGTTGGAGGCGTTCTCCTCCAGGGGGGTGTCGAAGCCCTGGGGGAGCCGTGCGATGAACTCGTCGGCCCCGGCCAGGGCGGCGGCCCGGGCGATTTCGTCGAGCCCCGCTCCCAGGCACGAGATTCCGATGTTCTCGCGCACCGTGCCCCGGAAGAGGAAGCTCTCCTGGGGCACCACGGCGATGTGGCGGCGCAGGTGCTCCAGGTCGAACTCGCGCACGTCGTGGCCGTCCACGCGCACCACCCCGGACTGGGCCGCGTAGAGGCCCTGGATCAGCCTGCCCAGGGTGCTCTTGCCCGAACCGCTGCGGCCCACGATGCCCGTGAAGCCTCCGGCCGGGAAAACCACGCTCACGTCCGCCAGGGCAGGCTGGCCGCCGGGCACGTAGCGGAAGCTCACGCGCTCGAAGCGCACCTCGCCCTTCACGGGGGGGCGCAACCCCCCGGCCGTGCGTCCGCGCTCCGGCGGCTCGTTCATGATGCCCGCCAGCATGCGCACCGAGAGCGCCTTTTCCTGGTATTCGTGGATGAGCGAGACGATCTGCACCAGGGGGCCGCTCACGCGCCCCGAGAGCATCTGGAAGGCGATGAGCGCGCCCACGCTCAGGGAGTGGTCCAGCACCAGGTAGACACCGGCCCAGGGCACGGCCAAGCCCATGAGCTTCTCCAGGAACCCCGTGGCCGCCGTGGCCGCCGTGGAGAGCCGTCCCACCCGGAAGCGCGTGGCGGCGGCGTGGGCGGCGCGCTCGTCCCAGCCGCGCCTGCGCTGGGGCTCCAGCGAGAGCGACTTCACCGTCTCCATGCCCCGGATGGTCTCCACCAGGAACGATTGGCGCTCGCCTTCGGCACGGTAGAGCTCCAGCAGGCGCTTTTTGAAGGCCGGGACCAGCACGAAGAGCGTGGCTGCAAGGAGCCCCGAGAAGCCCAGCACCAGAGCCGCCAGCTGAGGACTGTAGAGGAAGAGCACCGGCACGAAGATCAGAAGCGCCAGGCCGTCGAGCAGCGTGAAGAAGAGCCGCCCCGTGAGGAATTCCCGCAGCGCCCCGGCCTGCTGCATGTGCTGGATGAGCGCCCCGGCGTGGCTGCGCCCGAAGAAGCCCAGGGGCAGGCTGAGCAGCCGGGCGAAGGTCCGCGAGGCCACCCGCGCGTCGATGCGCGCGGTGGCGTGCTGCATCACGAAGCCGCGCAGGAACGAAAAGCCCGCCTCGAAGGCCAGGGCCGCCGCCATGCCGAGACTCAGCACCTGGAGCGTGGAGAGGCTCTTGTGCGCCAGCACCCGGTCGATGACGATCTGGAAATACATGGGCAGGGCCAGGGCCAGCACGGTCATCATGAGCGAGGCCAGGGCCACGTCCGCGAAGGAGCGCCCCTGGCGCAGAATCTCCGGAGCGAACCAGCGCAGGCCGAAGGGCTGGGCCTCGTCCCCCAGGCGGAAGCGCCGCTTGAGGAGCACCACGCGCCCGTCCCAGCGGGCCAGGAAGTCCGTCATGGGCAACGTGTCCTGGCGCGGCGGCTGGCGGCGCGGGTCCAACAGGACCGCCCCGCGCTCCGGGTCGATCCCGGCCAGCACCGCCACGGCCCCCTCCCGGAGCACGACAAGCGCGGGCAGGGCCTCGGCCAGGCCGGACAGCTCCTCGGGAGCGCATGTGCGGGCCTGAGCCTTGAGCCCTTCCTCCCGGGCCAGGGCGGCCAGCTCCTCCGGGGTGGGCTCGCGCTCCTCCAGGGCGTGGGCGCGGGCCAGGGACTCGGGGGAGAGCTCCAGACCGTGCCGCGCCGCCGCCAGGGCCAGGGCGCGCAGCCCCGTGCGCGGCCGGGCCGGGGCCAGGAGCAGGGCCTTGCCGGCCCAGCTGCGCTCCAGGGCTTGGCGCTCCAGTTCAAAGGGGCCGGAGACCCGGGCCAGGGGGTCAGCCAGGAGCACGCGGCCCTCGCCGCCCGGGGCGAAGCCCACCAGGGCCACGGTGTTGGCGTTTTCCAGGCGCAGCAGGGCCGGGTAGTGCTCCAGGCCGTCCAGCTCCTCCCAGCGCAGCATGGCGGGCGTGGCCGTGAAGCCCGCCGCGCGGGCCATGGCGGCCAGGGTTTCCAGGGCGGGTTCCTGGTCCGGCTGGAGGTCGTGGCGTTGCGCGGCCTCCTGCGGGTCGAAGGGCAGCCCGTGGGCGTCGGCTGCGGCCTTGAGGCAGGAAAGGGCGGTTTTCACGTCAGGGGGCGTCCGGCGGGCGCGTCCCTCCCGGCGTCGCCGGGCGGCAGTGCCGCCCGGCGCGGGGTCCGGGAAGAGGGGTGCGGTTTTTCAAGGCGTGGCCGTAACGGCGGGCGCTTCTCGCGGCTCCAGACAACAGGGGGCTCGTTGCGGACCCTGCGCCTCAGACCTGGGCCAGGGCCGTGCGGTTGGGGTCGCTCTCGGCGGGCAGGAAGGTCAGGCCTGCCGTGGGCACGATGGAGCCCCGGAAGGCCAGAAGCTCCACGCCCTGGATGGTGGACGAACCCTCCAGCCCGGAGACAACGTTCTTGCCGCCCAGGTTGAGGAAGCTGTAGTCGGTCTGGTCCGCCGGGAAGGCCGCCGTGTCCAGGCCGGGGCCTCCCGAGAGGGTGGCGGACCCGGTGACGGGGACGATCAGGTCGTTGCCGCGCCCGGAGGAGAGCAGCGCGCCGTTGCCGTTGCCCACGAGCACGTCGCCGCCGTCGCCGGTGTAGACCTGTACGACGTTGGTGTTCGCCCCGATGGTCAGCGGCGTGCCCCCGATGGAACTCGGCATGCCGGGCAGGAGGTTCACGGTGCTGGCGTTGGTGACGGGCGAGGCGTTGAGCACGGTGGCCCCGGAGGAGTCGTTCAGCACGGTGCGGGCCGGATTCTGGGCGGCGTAGTAGGCGTACTCGTTGGTGTAGACGTAGGGGAGCGTCCCGGTGGAGCCCAGGAGCGTGAGCCCCACGGAATCGATCCGGCCCGAGGCCCCGTCGGCGGACTTGTCCTGGATGCTCAGGGTCCACGTTCCGGTGGACTTTTCGCCCAGGGAATGGGTGCTGGACATGGAGAAGGGGTTGCTGGGGAAGGCCAGGGGCAGAGGCGTGTCCAGGAGGCTGGTTACCGTGCCCGAGGGGGAGGTGAGCAGGAACGACAGGTTGGAGACGTTGGGGTGCTCCATGTCCAGGGTGACCTGCACGTCCTCGACGTTGAGGGCCTTGCTCACCTGGAAGCGGGTGACCACGGCCTGGCCGCCGTCCGGGAGGTTCTGGTTCACGGTGTTGGTGGCGCTCGCGCTCACGAGGTTGGCGGCGGTGTGCTGGCTGGTCCAGGTTTCGGCCAGGCGCACGGCGGCCAGGGCGTCCACGAGGCCGTAGCCCACGTCGTTGTTCACGTGCATGCCGCCGCCGTTCCAGTTGGAGGCCCCGTTGATGGTCCACTGGGCGGAGGTGTCGGTGTTGCGTGCGCTGAGGGCCAGGATGTCTGCCACGTCGCGGTAGCCGAGCTTGGGGTTGGCCTCCAGCATGAGCGCGGCCACGGACGAGACCATGGGGGTGGCGGCGGAGGTGCCGCCGAACTCCATGTCGTAGTCGCCGCCGGGCGCGCCGGATTCGGTGACGCCCCTGCCCATCAGGGCCGTGGTGGTGATGTTGCCCACGCGCGCCACCTCAACCAGGGCGCGGGTCTCGGGGACGGGCTCGCCTTTTTCCTGGGAGTCGGGCACGCCGTCGCCGTCTGTGTCCACGTTCCGGTAGATGATGTTCTGGGTGGGCGCGGCCACCAGGATGCTGGCCCCGGGCGTGCTGTAGGAGGCCGTGGCCCCGGTGTGGGCGATGCCGGCCACGGTGATGATCGCGGGATCGTTGGCAAAGTTGGAGAGGTTGGTGTTGTCGCCCTCGAGGCGGTTGTTGCCCGCCGCGAAGGCGATCACCACGCCCAGCCCGTCGCGGCCGTTGGCGATGGCGTTGTCGATGCCCTGGGCCGCGCCCCGGTTGTCGGCATCGTTGAAGTTGGTGAAGTTGTTGGAGATGCCCCAGCTGTTGCTGGAGATGTCCAAATTCTGGGCGGCGAAGTCGTAGGCGGCCTTGAGGTCGTCGGGGTACTGGTTGTGCACCGACAGGTCCAGGTAGACGGAGCCCAGGGTGGCCCCGTAGGCCACGCCCGCCAGGCCGATGCCGTTGTCGTGCGTGGCGGCGATGACCCCGGCCACGTTGTTGCCGTGGCTCTCGCTGTCCGTGGTGGGCTGGCCGTCCCCGAAGGGCTGGGCGGACATGAAAAGCGACGGGTTGACGTTGGCGATCAGGTCCGGGTGGTTCTTCTCCACTCCCTGGTCGTAGACCCCCACGGTGACGCCCCGGCCGGTGTAGTCCGGCCAGACCTGGAGGACGTTGAGGTCTATGCCGGCCGTGCCGCCGGACTGGCCGGTGTTCTCGATGTACCACTGGGTCGGGAACAGAGGATCGTTGACCGGGGTAGCCATGACTGCCTGCCTTGTTCGGGGGTGAAGCCTTTGCGGTGTCGACGTTCTTTCCCGTCATAACGTAGACAGGGAAGATCGCAAGACCTATCTGCCGGGCGAAATCCTCAAGCGAAGTTGGGGCTCACCGGCGCGGCGCCAGCTCCGCCTGCCGGGGGCAGCTCCTTCACGAGGCCGGATTTCTTGAGCTGCGCCATCACTTCGGCGAACTTGGCGTGCACCTCAAGGAAGCCTTCCACGGTCATCACCAGGCTCAGGTTGTGCTCCTGGCGCACCTCCTGGCCCATGTCCAGCCCGTAGAACCGGACGCGCACCGCGCCCTTGCTGAACCCCGCCCCGAGCACGCCGTCCACGAAAACGTCCTTCATGCCTCGTCCGCCTCCTGGCCGGGCAGGCCCGGCCGGTCCTGGCCCCGTCGGGGCCTTGCGTTGCCGATCGCGGGGCGCACCGGGACGCGAAGCCCGGCCGCGCGCCAGCGGGGAGCGCGGTTCCGGGGGCGCGATCACGCGGAACATGAACCCGCTGTCGCAAGGACAACAAAAGGTTTGGGCCGCCTGCCTCGGAAGCCCGTCCGGGGCTTCGAGGCGCAACACTAGCCGTCGTGCGTGAGGATCTCGCGGCCCTCGCCGGGATAGACCCGCCGGTCGTCCGGGGAAGCCGGATCGGGCGCGGGCCAGCGCCCGGGAACCGGATCAGGCCCTTCGCGCCCGGCGGGAGGCGGGTCGCGGTCGGCCATGCGGGGCCTGGCGCGAAGGTCCACCCCCGGCTGGGGCCAGCTGAACTCCACGGGAATGTTGTTGGGGTCGAAGCTGTAGAGCGAGAGGATGAACCCGTGGTCCAGCACCTCCGAGGCCCAGCAGCCCGCCGCCTCCAGGCGCGCCTTGAGCTCGAAGAGGTCCTCGCGCTCCGACACCCCGAACGAAACATGATCGAACCCCCAGGGGCCCTTCACGGGCACGCCGTGGTCCTTGTCCGGCAGGGGCTCCACGCCGTTCCACTCGAAGAAGGCCACCATGTCCGTCTCCGAGACCTCCAGGAAATACTGGCGGTACCCGGCGCGGCCAAGGCCCGCCACCAGGCGCATGCCCAGAAGGTCTCGCCAGTAGCGCACCGTGGCCTCCATGTCGCGGGTGGCCATGGCCAGGTGGTTGATGCCTGTGTAGCGGGGCATGGAGCCTCCCGTCGGGCTTACGCGGGCCAGTCCAGGCCCATGGCCGCCGTGTGGAGCACGCCCGAGAAGGAAACCTCCGCCGCGCCGCGCAGGAAGATGCGTCCGCCCTCCAGGCTGACGCCCAGCACCTCGCCGCCGGTGGTGGTCACGTCCACGTCGGTTCCGGACAGGCCCAGGGCGTTGGCGATGGCTGCGGAGGCGCAGGCCCCGGTGCCGCAGGCGTAGGTCTCGTCCTCCACGCCGCGCTCGTAGGTGCGAAGCATCAGTCTGCCCTGGTCCTTCACCGTGACGAAGTTGGCGTTGGTCCCCTTGGGGGCGAAGGCCTCGTGCGTGCGGATGGCCCGGCCCAGGCGCTTCACGTCCAGCAGCGACACGTC containing:
- a CDS encoding HlyD family type I secretion periplasmic adaptor subunit, producing MVREDKSLPARTAPAGQPSGVGRGFGPGPESELPPLPVRARWVLHLMVLFLLSALAWACLAQVDRVVTAQGRIGSPERNMVVQPLETSVIKEIHVTQGQRVEEGQALVTLDPTFAEAGVGEIARRRASLEAQAWRLACEAEGEKPPPKGLSPAEFKAQQALLAERRAEFRSRAAALDRASGELEAKLRTNQAAAEQARKQIRLAQDMENMFKDVYERGASSRLEYMKAQSARIEAESHLVRLGNEAAELRQAQARAREERESFASGWRVQAGKELQETLRELAQLEERARKAGRLQELVVLRAPKAGVVLELAKKSVGSVVDEGEPVATLVPLDAGLEAEADVRVADIGFLREGDPARVKLEAFPYQRHGVLEGRVRVISPDALEKNTPDGPQFVYRIRVALENPRLRAVPADFRLIPGMGLTAEVLVGKRRVITYLTYPLLRSLDEAMREP
- a CDS encoding ABC transporter transmembrane domain-containing protein codes for the protein MKTALSCLKAAADAHGLPFDPQEAAQRHDLQPDQEPALETLAAMARAAGFTATPAMLRWEELDGLEHYPALLRLENANTVALVGFAPGGEGRVLLADPLARVSGPFELERQALERSWAGKALLLAPARPRTGLRALALAAARHGLELSPESLARAHALEEREPTPEELAALAREEGLKAQARTCAPEELSGLAEALPALVVLREGAVAVLAGIDPERGAVLLDPRRQPPRQDTLPMTDFLARWDGRVVLLKRRFRLGDEAQPFGLRWFAPEILRQGRSFADVALASLMMTVLALALPMYFQIVIDRVLAHKSLSTLQVLSLGMAAALAFEAGFSFLRGFVMQHATARIDARVASRTFARLLSLPLGFFGRSHAGALIQHMQQAGALREFLTGRLFFTLLDGLALLIFVPVLFLYSPQLAALVLGFSGLLAATLFVLVPAFKKRLLELYRAEGERQSFLVETIRGMETVKSLSLEPQRRRGWDERAAHAAATRFRVGRLSTAATAATGFLEKLMGLAVPWAGVYLVLDHSLSVGALIAFQMLSGRVSGPLVQIVSLIHEYQEKALSVRMLAGIMNEPPERGRTAGGLRPPVKGEVRFERVSFRYVPGGQPALADVSVVFPAGGFTGIVGRSGSGKSTLGRLIQGLYAAQSGVVRVDGHDVREFDLEHLRRHIAVVPQESFLFRGTVRENIGISCLGAGLDEIARAAALAGADEFIARLPQGFDTPLEENASNLSGGQRQRLAIARALLAQPRVLLFDEATSALDAESEVIIQDNLARIAHGRTTIMISHRLSMLAGADLIVVMDEGRVADAAPHETLLTRCALYRDLWESQNRHVLGRRAPGGASLPGA
- a CDS encoding S8 family serine peptidase, which encodes MATPVNDPLFPTQWYIENTGQSGGTAGIDLNVLQVWPDYTGRGVTVGVYDQGVEKNHPDLIANVNPSLFMSAQPFGDGQPTTDSESHGNNVAGVIAATHDNGIGLAGVAYGATLGSVYLDLSVHNQYPDDLKAAYDFAAQNLDISSNSWGISNNFTNFNDADNRGAAQGIDNAIANGRDGLGVVIAFAAGNNRLEGDNTNLSNFANDPAIITVAGIAHTGATASYSTPGASILVAAPTQNIIYRNVDTDGDGVPDSQEKGEPVPETRALVEVARVGNITTTALMGRGVTESGAPGGDYDMEFGGTSAATPMVSSVAALMLEANPKLGYRDVADILALSARNTDTSAQWTINGASNWNGGGMHVNNDVGYGLVDALAAVRLAETWTSQHTAANLVSASATNTVNQNLPDGGQAVVTRFQVSKALNVEDVQVTLDMEHPNVSNLSFLLTSPSGTVTSLLDTPLPLAFPSNPFSMSSTHSLGEKSTGTWTLSIQDKSADGASGRIDSVGLTLLGSTGTLPYVYTNEYAYYAAQNPARTVLNDSSGATVLNASPVTNASTVNLLPGMPSSIGGTPLTIGANTNVVQVYTGDGGDVLVGNGNGALLSSGRGNDLIVPVTGSATLSGGPGLDTAAFPADQTDYSFLNLGGKNVVSGLEGSSTIQGVELLAFRGSIVPTAGLTFLPAESDPNRTALAQV
- a CDS encoding VOC family protein, whose protein sequence is MPRYTGINHLAMATRDMEATVRYWRDLLGMRLVAGLGRAGYRQYFLEVSETDMVAFFEWNGVEPLPDKDHGVPVKGPWGFDHVSFGVSEREDLFELKARLEAAGCWASEVLDHGFILSLYSFDPNNIPVEFSWPQPGVDLRARPRMADRDPPPAGREGPDPVPGRWPAPDPASPDDRRVYPGEGREILTHDG